A genomic stretch from Physeter macrocephalus isolate SW-GA chromosome 12, ASM283717v5, whole genome shotgun sequence includes:
- the CAD gene encoding multifunctional protein CAD isoform X1, whose translation MAALVLEDGSVLRGQPFGAAVSTAGEVVFQTGMVGYPEALTDPSYKAQILVLTYPLIGNYGIPPDEVDEFGLSKWFESSGIHVAGLVVGECCPTPSHWSATRTLHEWLQQHGIPGLQGVDTRELTKKLREQGSLLGKLVQDGTEPSTLPFLDPNARALVPEVSIKLPRVFNSGGTPRILALDCGLKYNQIRCLCQRGAEVTVVPWDHALDSQEYEGLFLSNGPGDPASYPSVVSTLSRVLSEPNPRPVFGICLGHQLLALAIGAKTYKMRYGNRGHNQPCLLVGSGRCFLTSQNHGFAVETDSLPASWLPLFTNANDHSNEGIVHESLPFFSVQFHPEHQAGPSDMELLFDIFLDTVKEATTRNPGRQTGTQNHKSWLLVLPPPLLRVRERLAERLCLPGIPTPGSGLPPPRKVLILGSGGLSIGQAGEFDYSGSQAIKALKEENIQTLLINPNIATVQTSQGLADKVYFLPITPHYVTQVIRNERPDGVLLTFGGQTALNCGVELTKAGVLARYGVRVLGTPVETIELTEDRRAFASRMAEIGEHVAPSEAANSLEQAQAAAERLEYPVLVRAAFALGGLGSGFASNKEELSALVAPAFAHTSQVLVDKSLKGWKEIEYEVVRDTYGNCVTVCNMENLDPLGIHTGESIVVAPSQTLNDREYQLLRQTAIKVTQHLGIVGECNVQYALNPESEQYYIIEVNARLSRSSALASKATGYPLAYVAAKLALGIPLPELRNSVTGGTAAFEPSLDYCVVKIPRWDLSKFLRVSTKIGSCMKSVGEVMGIGRSFEEAFQKALRMVDENCVGFDHTVKPVSDMELETPTDKRIFVVAAALWAGYSVDRLYELTRIDRWFLHRMKRIVAHTQLLERHRGQSLPLHLLQQAKRLGFSDKQIALAVLSTELAVRKLRQELGICPAVKQIDTVAAEWPAQTNYLYLTYWGTTHDLSFRTPHVLVLGSGVYRIGSSVEFDWCAVGCIQQLRKMGYKTIMVNYNPETVSTDYDMCDRLYFDEISFEVVMDIYELENPEGVILSMGGQLPNNMAMALHRQQCRVLGTSPEAIDSAENRFKFSRLLDTIGISQPQWRELSDLESARQFCQTVGYPCVVRPSYVLSGAAMNVAYTDGDLERFLSSAAAVSKEHPVVISKFIQEAKEIDVDAVACDGVVAAIAISEHVENAGVHSGDATLVTPPQDITAKTLERIKAIVHAVGQELQVTGPFNLQLIAKDDQLKVIECNVRVSRSFPFVSKTLGVDLVALATRVIMGEEVEPVGLMTGSGVVGVKVPQFSFSRLAGADVVLGVEMTSTGEVAGFGESRCEAYLKAMLSTGFKIPKKNILLTIGSYKNKSELLPTVRLLESLGYSLYASLGTADFYTEHGVKVTAVDWHFEEAVDGESPPQRSILEQLAEKNFELVINLSMRGAGGRRLSSFVTKGYRTRRLAADFSVPLIIDIKCTKLFVEALGQIGPAPPLKVHVDCMTSQKLVRLPGLIDVHVHLREPGGTHKEDFASGTAAALAGGITMVCAMPNTRPPIVDAPALALAQKLAEAGARCDYALFLGASSENAGTLGAVAGSAAGLKLYLNETFSELRLDSVAQWMEHFETWPSHLPIVAHAERQSVAAVLMVAQLTQRSVHICHVARKEEILLIKAAKARGLPVTCEVAPHHLFLSRDDLAHLGPGKGEVRPELGSRQDVEALWENMAIIDCFASDHAPHAVEEKRGPQPPPGFPGLETMLPLLLTAVSEGRLSLDDLLQRLHHNPRRIFHLPPQEDTYVEVDLEHEWTVPNHMPFSKAHWTPFEGQKVKGTVRRVVLRGEVAYIDGQVLVPPGYGQDVRKWPQGAVPQLTPSAPAASELTTTPERPRRGIPALPDGRFHLPPRIHRASDPGLPAVFLRLGAGIPWGSRAWAEEPKEKTSRKAAEPELMGTLDGTCYPPPPVPRQASPQNLGTPGLLHPQTSPLLHSLVGQHILSVQQFTKDQMSHLFNVAHTLRMMVQKERSLDILKGKVMASMFYEVSTRTSSSFAAAMARLGGAVLSFSEATSSVQKGESLADSVQTMSCYADVVVLRHPQPGAVELAAKHCRRPVINAGDGVGEHPTQALLDIFTIREELGTVNGMTITMVGDLKHGRTVHSLACLLTQYRVSLRYVAPPSLRMPPDVRAFVASRGTKQEEFESIEEALPDTDVLYMTRIQKERFGSSQEYEACFGQFILTPHIMTRAKKKMVVMHPMPRVNEISVEVDSDPRAAYFRQAENGMYIRMALLATVLGRF comes from the exons TGGTTTGAATCCTCGGGGATCCACGTGGCAGGACTGGTGGTAGGAGAGTGCTGCCCCACACCCAGCCACTGGAGTGCCACCCGTACCCTGCATGAGTGGCTGCAACAGCATGGCATACCCGGCCTACAAG GAGTGGACACTCGGGAGCTGACTAAGAAGTTGCGAGAGCAAGGGTCTCTGCTGGGAAAGCTGGTCCAGGATGGGACAGAGCCTTCAACCCTGCCCTTCTTGGACCCCAATGCCCGCGCCCTGGTGCCGGAGGTCTCCATTAAG CTTCCACGGGTATTCAATTCAGGGGGTACCCCTCGGATCCTTGCTTTGGACTGTGGCCTCAAGTATAACCAGATCCGATGCTTGTGCCAGCGTGGGGCAGAGGTCACTGTGGTACCCTGGGATCACGCATTAGACAGTCAGG AGTATGAGGGTCTCTTTCTGAGTAATGGCCCTGGCGACCCTGCCTCCTATCCCAGCGTGGTATCCACACTGAGCCGTGTCTTATCTGAACCGAACCCCCGACCTGTCTTTGGGATCTGCCTGGGACACCAGCTGTTGGCCTTAGCCATTGGGGCCAAGACTTACAAGATGAG ATATGGGAACCGAGGCCATAACCAGCCATGCTTGCTGGTGGGCTCTGGGCGCTGCTTTCTAACATCCCAGAACCATGGGTTTGCCGTGGAAACAGACTCACTGCCAGCAAGCTGGCTTCCTCTTTTCACCAACGCCAATGATCACTCCAATGAAGGCATTGTGCATGAGAGCCTGCCCTTCTTCAG TGTTCAGTTTCACCCAGAGCACCAAGCTGGCCCTTCAGATATGGAacttctttttgatatttttctggaCACTGTGAAAGAAGCCACCACCAGGAACCCTGGGCGCCAGACAG GAACCCAGAATCACAAGTCCTGGCTCCTGGTCCTGCCTCCGCCACTCCTTAGAG TTCGAGAGCGGCTGGCTGAGCGCCTCTGTCTCCCTGGGATTCCCACCCCAGGCTCTGGGCTTCCACCACCACGAAAGGTTCTGATTCTGGGCTCAGGGGGCCTCTCCATTGGCCAAGCCGGAGAGTTTGACTACTCAGGCTCTCAG GCGATCAAGGCCCTGAAGGAGGAAAACATCCAGACGTTGCTGATCAACCCCAACATTGCCACCGTGCAGACCTCCCAGGGGCTGGCTGACAAGGTCTATTTCCTCCCAATAACACCTCACTACGTAACCCAG GTGATACGTAATGAGCGCCCAGATGGCGTGTTACTGACTTTTGGGGGCCAAACAGCTCTGAACTGTGGTGTGGAGCTGACCAAGGCTGGGGTGCTCGCTCGGTATGGGGTCCGGGTCCTGGGCACACCCGTGGAGACCATTGAGCTGACTGAGGATCGGCGCGCCTTCGCCTCCAGGATGGCCGAGATCGGAGAGCACGTGGCCCCCAGTGAGGCAGCAAACTCTCTTGAGCAG GCCCAGGCAGCTGCCGAGAGACTGGAGTACCCTGTGCTGGTGCGTGCAGCCTTTGCCCTGgggggcctgggctctggcttTGCCTCTAACAAAGAGGAGCTCTCTGCTCTCGTGGCCCCAGCTTTTGCCCATACCAGCCAAGTGCTGGTAGACAAGTCTCTGAAAGGATGGAAGGAGATTGAATATGAGGTGGTGAGAGACACCTATGGCAACTGTGTCACG GTGTGTAACATGGAGAACCTAGATCCACTGGGCATCCACACTGGGGAGTCCATAGTGGTGGCTCCAAGCCAGACGCTGAATGACAGGGAGTACCAGCTACTGCGGCAGACGGCCATCAAGGTGACTCAGCACCTTGGAATTGTTGGGGAGTGCAACGTGCAGTATGCCTTGAATCCTGAGTCTGAGCAG TATTACATCATTGAAGTGAATGCCAGGCTCTCTCGGAGCTCCGCCCTGGCCAGTAAGGCCACAGGCTATCCACTGGCCTACGTGGCAGCCAAGCTGGCTTTGGGCATCCCTCTACCTGAACTCAG GAACTCGGTGACAGGGGGAACAGCAGCCTTTGAACCCAGCCTGGATTACTGTGTGGTGAAGATTCCTCGCTGGGACCTCAGCAAGTTCCTCCGCGTCAGCACAAAGATTGGGAGCTGCATGAAGAGTGTCG GTGAGGTCATGGGCATTGGACGTTCTTTTGAGGAGGCTTTCCAGAAGGCTCTGCGCATGGTGGATGAGAACTGCGTGGGCTTTGATCACACAGTCAAGCCCGTCAGTGATATG GAGCTGGAGACTCCAACAGACAAGCGCATCTTTGTGGTGGCAGCTGCCCTGTGGGCTGGCTACTCGGTGGATCGCCTGTATGAACTTACTCGCATCGACCGCTGGTTTTTGCACCGAATGAAGCGGATCGTAGCACACACCCAGCTGCTGGAGCGACACCGTGGACAGTCTTTGCCCCTACACCTGCTGCAGCAGGCCAAGCGCCTCGGCTTCTCAGACAAGCAGATTGCCCTCGCAGTTCTCAG CACAGAGCTGGCTGTTCGCAAGCTGCGTCAGGAACTGGGGATCTGCCCAGCGGTGAAGCAGATTGACACAGTTGCAGCTGAATGGCCAGCCCAGACAAATTACTTGTACCTGACATACTGGGGCACCACCCATGACCTCAGCTTTCGAACGCCTCATGTCCTGGTCCTGGGCTCTGGCGTCTACCGTATCGGCTCCAGCGTCGAGTTTGACTGGTGTGCTGTGGGCTGCATCCAGCAGCTCCGAAAG ATGGGGTATAAAACCATCATGGTGAACTACAACCCAGAAACAGTCAGCACCGACTATGACATGTGTGACCGACTCTACTTCGATGAGATCTCTTTTGAG GTGGTGATGGACATCTATGAGCTCGAGAACCCTGAGGGCGTGATCCTGTCCATGGGCGGGCAGCTGCCCAACAACATGGCCATGGCTTTGCATCGGCAACAGTGCCGGGTGCTGGGCACCTCCCCTGAGGCCATTGACTCGGCTGAGAACCGTTTTAAGTTCTCCCGGCTCCTGGACACCATTGGTATCAGCCAGCCTCAGTGGAGGGAGCTCAGCGACCTAGAG TCTGCTCGCCAGTTCTGCCAGACCGTGGGGTACCCCTGTGTCGTGCGCCCCTCCTACGTGCTGAgtggtgctgctatgaatgtggCTTACACCGATGGGGACCTGGAGCGCTTCCTGAGCAGTGCGGCAGCTGTCTCCAAGGAGCACCCCGTGGTCATCTCCAAGTTCATCCAGGAGGCCAAG GAGATTGATGTGGACGCTGTGGCCTGTGATGGTGTGGTGGCGGCCATCGCCATCTCCGAGCACGTGGAGAACGCAGGTGTGCATTCAGGTGATGCCACGCTGGTGACCCCACCGCAGGACATCACTGCCAAAACCCTGGAGCGGATCAAAGCCATCGTGCACGCCGTGGGCCAGGAGCTGCAGGTCACAGGACCCTTCAATCTGCAGCTCATTGCCAAG GACGACCAGCTGAAGGTCATTGAATGCAACGTGCGTGTCTCTCGCTCCTTCCCCTTCGTCTCCAAGACACTGGGTGTGGACCTAGTAGCCTTGGCCACGCGGGTCATCATGGGGGAAGAAGTGGAGCCTGTGGGGCTCATGACTGGCTCTGGAGTCGTGGGGGTAAAG GTGCCCCAGTTCTCGTTCTCCCGCCTGGCGGGGGCTGACGTGGTGCTCGGTGTGGAGATGACCAGTACCGGGGAGGTGGCTGGCTTTGGGGAGAGCCGCTGTGAGGCCTACCTCAAGGCCATGCTAAGCACTGGCTTTAAGATCCCCAAGAAGAACATCTTGCTGACCATTGGCAGCTATAAG AACAAAAGTGAGCTGCTTCCAACTGTGCGACTGCTGGAGAGCCTGGGCTACAGCCTCTACGCCAGTCTGGGCACTGCTGACTTCTATACAGAGCACGGTGTCAAG GTAACGGCTGTGGACTGGCACTTTGAAGAAGCAGTGGATGGAGAGAGTCCACCACAGCGAAGTATCCTGGAGCAGCTCGCTGAGAAAAACTTCGAGCTAGTGATTAACCTGTCCATGCGTGGGGCCGGGGGCCGGCGTCTCTCTTCCTTCGTCACCAAGGGCTACCGCACCCGGCGCCTGGCCGCTGACTTCTCCGTGCCCCTCATCATCGATATCAAGTGCACTAAACTGTTTGTGGAG GCCCTAGGACAGATTGGGCCAGCCCCTCCTTTGAAGGTGCACGTTGACTGCATGACCTCCCAGAAGCTCGTGCGGCTACCTG GATTGATTGATGTCCACGTGCACCTGCGGGAACCAGGGGGGACACACAAGGAGGACTTTGCCTCAGGCACAGCGGCTGCCCTGGCCGGGGGCATCACCATGGTGTGTGCCATGCCTAATACCCGGCCCCCCATCGTCGATGCCCCTGCTCTGGCCCTGGCACAGAAG CTGGCAGAGGCCGGCGCCCGCTGTGACTATGCCTTATTCCTCGGAGCTTCGTCGGAAAACGCAGGGACCCTGGGCGCTGTGGCTGGGTCCGCGGCAGGGCTGAAGCTCTACCTCAATGAGACCTTCTCTGAGCTGCGGCTGGACAGTGTGGCCCAGTGGATGGAG CACTTCGAGACGTGGCCGTCCCACCTCCCCATCGTGGCCCACGCAGAGCGGCAGAGTGTCGCCGCCGTCCTCATGGTGGCCCAGCTGACCCAGCGCTCGGTACACATCTGTCACGTGGCGCGGAAGGAAGAG ATCCTGCTGATTAAAGCCGCAAAGGCACGGGGGCTGCCGGTGACCTGTGAGGTGGCGCCCCACCATCTGTTCCTGAGCCGCGATGACCTGGCGCATCTGGGGCCCGGGAAGGGGGAGGTTCGGCCTGAGCTTGGCTCCCGGCAGGACGTGGAAGCCCTATGGGAGAACATGGCCATCATCGACTGCTTTGCCTCCGACCATG ccccccacgCCGTGGAGGAGAAGCGTGGGCCCCAGCCACCCCCCGGCTTCCCGGGGCTGGAGACCATGCTGCCCCTCCTGCTGACGGCGGTGAGCGAGGGCCGGCTCAGCCTGGATGACCTGCTGCAGCGACTGCACCACAACCCTCGGCGCATCTTCCACCTGCCCCCGCAGGAGGACACCTATGTGGAG GTGGATCTGGAGCATGAATGGACGGTCCCCAACCACATGCCCTTCTCCAAGGCCCACTGGACACCCTTTGAAGGGCAGAAGGTGAAGGGCACCGTCCGCCGTGTGGTCCTGCGAGGAGAGGTTGCCTACATTGACGGGCAG GTGCTGGTGCCGCCGGGCTATGGACAGGATGTACGCAAGTGGCCGCAGGGGGCTGTTCCCCAGCTCACACCCTCGGCCCCCGCTGCCAGTGAGCTAACCACG ACCCCAGAGAGGCCCCGCCGGGGCATCCCAGCGCTTCCCGATGGCCGCTTCCACCTGCCGCCCCGAATCCACCGAGCCTCTGACCCAGGTTTGCCAG CTGTGTTCCTCCGCCTGGGAGCTGGGATCCCATGGGGCAGCAGAGCGTGGG CTGAGGAGCCAAAGGAGAAGACCTCCCGGAAGGCAGCTGAGCCAG AGCTGATGGGAACCCTTGATGGCACCTGCTACCCTCCACCACCAGTACCTAGACAGGCGTCGCCCCAGAACCTGGGGACCCCTGGCCTGCTGCACCCCCAGACCTCACCCCTGCTGCACTCATTAGTGGGCCAACATATCCTGTCTGTCCAGCAGTTCACCAAGGATCAg ATGTCTCACCTGTTCAACGTGGCACACACGCTGCGCATGATGGTGCAGAAGGAGCGGAGCCTCGACATCCTCaag GGGAAGGTGATGGCCTCCATGTTCTACGAGGTGAGCACGCGGACCAGCAGCTCCTTTGCAGCGGCCATGGCCCGGCTCGGGGGCGCCGTGCTCAGCTTCTCAGAAGCCACGTCCTCCGTCCAGAAGGGTGAATCCCTGGCTGACTCGGTGCAGACCATGAGCTGCTACGCCGACGTCGTGGTGCTGCGGCACCCCCAGCCCGGAGCAGTGGAG CTGGCAGCCAAGCACTGCCGGAGGCCGGTGATCAATGCGGGGGACGGGGTCGGAGAGCATCCCACCCAGGCCTTGCTGGACATCTTCACCATCCGGGAGGAGCTTGGGACGGTCAACGGCATGACG